CAGGAGGAGTAGTATATGGGATGTGTGAAATGTGTCTTAGGTTCTCAGGAACGGGGGAAGACATGATCCAAGCTCTGGAAGGTCCTCTTCATTGTTTACCATCACCACCCAATAATCAGAGAAGCAGGCACTCACCCATGTGATCTGAATCAGTTCCCACTGGCTTTGGGCTCTGACATCTTAGAGGTATACCCATGGCAAGACAGGTATGCCAGGTACCTCTGCTTGTCCTGATCTTAACACTGCCAGTTTCTCAAAATAAACTGCCTTTGTGCATCGGACCAACCCTGAGCCCAGACACTTTGGGCTATGTCCTATAAGGCACTGAAGAAGCCAATGCTAGCCCTCAAGACCGGAAGACGTGCACTGCTCGGATGACATACTGCCGGCAGATAGGACATTCGTTCATGCGTTTGCCACACTTGGTACAGGTCACCATATGGCCGCACTCCAGCAGAACACAGTCAATGGGTGAGTCCATGCAAATCTTACACAGGTTCTCCTCCAAGCCAGAAGGCACTGCTCCCCCTGGACAAACaaggcagaaaagaagaaaagaatgtgtcTCAGTGTATTAGGGCTACAGGGAGCAAACCATCAAATCCACACTTCCCTCAAACAGAGTgccttcaaaacaaacaaaaaaacacaaaccacaACTCAGCACCCAAACCACCTCCAGCTGCTTGTACTCTCAGATCAAAAACATCCCAGGACTCAGAACTATAGGATAGTTCAAACTAGAAAGAAGGAACTTAGGACAAGGAGGCTGTAATATAGTGAGTGAGTAGGACTTAGGTACCACATCCCCTGAGGCAGAATGTACAAAAAAGATAAAACTGGTTCAGAAAAGTTTGGATATAAACAGAACTGTAATGAATGGTTCATTAGAAATAATAAATCTTATCTATAAACAGTCCAAATTTAATAAAGCTGAGAACCATGTACTATCTGACAATCTACCTCTATGCTTCTGAAAAGACTTCCTGATGGAGGGGCATGGACAGACACGCTGTTCCCTTTCCTGTGCTACAATCACTGAATTTTATTCCTACCCCTGACTGCTTATCACTTCATGATAATTCACTTATCTCCCACAGTAGACTAAGAGCTTAATTTAACTTTTCAGCTGACAATCATAAGCTTAGCATTTGCTTTGTGCTCTGAGGTCAGATACTTATCTTTGAATTCCTAAAACATGAGTCACATGGTAGGTATTCTTTAAACATCTGATAATGAACattctgcctagggaatgataaCTGTTCACATTGACTAACTGCCTACCATGTGTCAGGCAGGGTCCTAAGAGCTTTCTGTATTAACCCAGAGGTGATGAAGTAGGTTTGATAGATGAGACAACTTGGGCCATAGTGAAGTGGCTTGCCCAAGGACACAGGGCTGCTGAAGCAGCTCACATTCAAATCAGAGACTCATGGGTATGTGGCCTTCTGGACAAGAGATTATCCAGACAGCATTAACTGCCCAGAGTTACCTTTGAGTAtacagagttctctctctctctctcttttttttttttttggtggagctgaggatcgaaccccaggccttgctcttgctaggcaagcgctctaccactaagctaaatccccaacccctcagagTTCTCAATAAATACCAACTGGCTAATGCTAGTAGTAGACACAGCTACTATCCTAGTTCAGCTGAGAAAAACCTTCATATTCAGAAGCTCACCTATCTCCAGTGTGTCAAACGAGCCTAAACTAAGCAGCCATAAAACAACTGTTCTCACACCTGCCACCTCTCGCACCTGGACTTCTCCAGGGGAATTCTGTATCTATTGCTTCtagtctttctcttctgttctggACTAGTCTAAAAAGTCACATCACTGAATACACAAATCCTCTCGTACATTGTGTATTGCTAGTTTGGTGATTCTGGAGTATTTTCATGTAGCTATTCAAATACAACTATGTATGAAATACACATCAAGTCAAAGAACACTTCCCACAGAGGTGGCTGATGGTGAGAGTTCAACCTAGGTAAAGCCCCTTGTGGCCTGAATAGAGGTTAGAAAGGTACAGACATACCTAAAACAAGCTTGAGTCATTTACAGAATTGCAGTCACTCATTACTTCACTGAGGAGAGACAATAAATGCATCAGCTCAGTGGTCAGCATTctccaggaaaagagaagaaggatggTACCAAGTAGATTAATCTAATCTTGGTATTAtctggggtggggttgggaggagggctAACCCAGATGATTACAGAACCTAAGAAAAAAAAGCTCAACTGCCCATTCTGcacagaagacattttttttttttttttggttttttgagacagggcttctctgtggagttttagcacctgtcctggatcttgctctggagaccaggctggcctcgaactcacagagatccatctggctctgcctcccgggtgctgggactaaaggcgtgcgccaccactgcccactaggataattttttttttttttaaatgctcggTAGGCTGTAACACTACTCAGAATAGTTGTGGGAAATCCCCCTCAGCCCATTCCTCAAGTCTTTGAAAAATGTACAATGTGTGTGACAACCCACAGGCTACCAGGGTTCTACAGTGTGCTCTAATGATGTCCCAATGGTGCTCTTTAACACATGGGTGGGTATTACGGTAGCCAGGTGGGATATGCATTTGAAGCTCAGAAGGCATCCACAGAGCACTGCTGCTGTCTGCTGAGCAGCTCTGACTACCATTCAAACAGGATTCTCTTGGGTCACCACCCTTGGTTTTTGACTTGGCTGGCAGAGACTTAAGTGGGCTAGGTGCAGTGAGTGGTATTAagcctttaattctggcacttgtgatctctgaatttgagaccagcttggtctacacagtttgagttccagggtagccagggctacacagacagataaagacttaaaaacaaaaaaactcagccaggtggtggtggcactcgcctttaatcctagcacttgggaggcaaaggcaggtgaatctctgtgagttcaaggccagcctggtctacagtgtgagttccaaggacaaccagggctgttacacagagaaaccttgtctcaaaaaaaaaaaaaggacaaaactcAAATGACATCTCTGAAAGTGTAGACTCTCCCTAGACAGACCATATGGAGAGACTGGGCATAGTACTCCCCACACCAGGCATCTCCATCTCCAAATTAGCCAAGACCCTGGGCTGCTGTGGACTTCCTGCATAGGGGTGGGGCAAGGACACTGCCTGATTCTGTGCTTTCCCACACCCTCTCTGTAAGCCCACAAATCTTAGACTGTGAACAGCCATCAGGGTTGCAGGCAGAGAACAAAACTGCTAAGAGTCGAAGCCTATCCTTGACAGAAACAATTACATACCGTTTTGGTTTTCATCACCAGacactgaaaatgaaagaaaacatgtgtgAATATGAGTGTGATGGTACAAAGGCAGTtcccgtgcccccccccccccaatcttttCTGCACTCCAATCAGCTCGGGGCTAAGAATGGGACCTGGCTGGAATCTGGACAGACGCTCACCCTCCTCATTCGCTCTGTGTACTGAGAACTCATATGGAGCCCCAGCTGTTTTATCTGCTTTGTTCTGAGAAAAGCAGGTTCCTCTGGTCTACAGTAGCCACTATGTCAGCTGAAAGGACACTGCACATACATGATATCCTTTAATAGTGCCCCTGAAGCCATCATTAAGGTAAAAAGGAATGAAGAATTTGACTATTTTGATGAGCCAAGGATTCCGTCAAAGCTCCCACATGTAGTCCTATTATTGCCAGGCATGGtaggtacatgcctataatccaggtACAAGAGGCAGAATAAGGATCagaaattccaggacagcctgagctatgtaccgagagcctgtttttaaaaactacagggtggtggtgatacacctctaatcccagcacttgagaggcagaggcaggcagatctctgtgagttcaaggtcatcctggtctacaaagcaagttccaggatagtcagagctcttaacactgagaaaccctatctcaaaaaacaaaacaaaacaaaaaccaccagtAGCAGCAGCAGTACCACAGGACAGAgtagtacacacttttaatcccaagcacttgaggaggggcaggcaggtggatcctctgtgagtttgaaaccaaccTAATCTCCATATCAAGTTCCTgcccagccagggatacataagaCCCAGAATTAAACaaactgtaacaacaacaacaacaacagaactctAAGGAGACTCTTGAGATAATCCCAGAGAAGACAGACTCTTTGTCAGGCCCCAAGTCTATAACCAATGCAATAAGACTTCTCCTAATTTGGTAAATCTGAGTTACTCAAATTTATTAGAGGAAGGCCTAAAGCTTGGCTTTAACAACCATTTATCATACAAGGAACCAAATGCTCGAAGAGCTCTATCAGCTGGTGATGAGAAATGTCCAGTTCAAAATGGCCAAAGGAAAGGCTAGGGGTACaactcagtgatagaatgcttgcttagcttGTGGAagaagaccctgggtttgatccttagcaccagGATAGAAAACCCAAGCTATTGCTATTGTGCTAGGGATGCAGCTTAATaatacagtgcttgcctagcaaaacAGCCAAACATGTTTCTCTTCTGCAGGACTTTTCTGAATTTAATAGAAAAACATCTACAATGAATCAGTGTGAGGACAGTGTAAAAATCTAAAATGACACCATGTAAAATGATTTgggaaatgaacaagaaaaagtCCAAGCCCACTATATGCTAAATTTGCTTTCCAACCCAAAACTGATTCAAATTTAGTACTGTTGGTAGTCAGAATGAGTATGGAGTGTGTACCATGTGGCAAGAAGACAATGGCTTAGGAAATATAAGTGATACTACTAGAGCCTACTGCATAGGCTGCTCTGTGGATTCAATTGTGTACTCGATGCCTGTTCCTAGTCTTGGTACTTGAGAAGTACAAATGTGTAGGCTGGCTTCCTCTGAGGCTAAACACATAGGGATCAGATCAAATCAGCCTGATGCTATCACAAGTTCAGTCACCACCCAGAGAGCCCCTCACCCAGGTGCTGGAGTCCTTTCTGATCCTTGTACAGTCGAGTCACCCTTTCCATCAGTTCCCACTTCTCACAGCAGCCCTTATAGTTGACAAAGTTGCGAGCCAGAATCTCCTTCAGCTGCCGCACTGTCAGGCTTTCAATGTCCTCCAGGTGGGTCAGGTCAGACAGTGAGGCCCTCCGGCCTGGGACGAAGCTATCCTCTGAGCCAATGGACTGCAAAAGCAAAGATGTGATCAGGTGGCTCAGTTCTTGTGTCCTTTAAGCTTTCTTCAAGGAACCCAGAGCACCCAACAAAATGCACTTTGTTGACCAACCTCAAGGAACACAGAAAAGAGGGTACCTAGAACAGTGCTTGGCACAGCAATAGACTGGTCTTTCCCTGCCCCATCATGCTGTACTTTGTGCAGACAGCCACACACTAGAATATCAGTACTATGCATACAAGGAGCACCAGGGGGCCCTGATTCTCAATGCTGACACCTCTACTAAATAGTAGACATTATTTTTCAACATATTTACCATCTTTAGCCTGTTACCTCTCTCCAAAGGAGAGACAGTTGTCCTGACATACAGGATTCCTGTGGAAAGTAAATGTAGCAGTATGGGATACCCCCAGGCTTGGTGCTGGCCTTTCTCAGTAAAGACCTCCCTGGCAGGACTCCACACATGGCCTCACCTAAGCTCTATGGCCCCTGAGAACCATGTTCTGCACTGGTCCCTTGTGTGGCCGAGGCCTGACAGCCTCATCTTACCTCCTTTCCCAACAGTGGCTACTGTACCATAGGTACACAGGACAAGACTTTCACAGAAGCACCCAGAGCGTGCCCTCTGGCAGCTCTTGGTAAGCCAAAAGACAGGGAACACAGTGTAGGCCAGAAGGTTCCCCATCCTCCACTGTGGCCTCAAATCTGCCTGCTCATACTAACAGTAACAAATGTTAATCTGAAATGCTACTACTAAACTCAAGGACTCCAGAACTATCCTCAGAGACTGACCCTTCTTGTTCCACCTGAGTCTGCTGAGGTTCCTAGGAACATCCCAAGAAGACCAGGGAAAGACCAAAGGCAAAAGTGCAGACCGAGCAGAGGCCCCACCTGGGTCTCATCCTCGGTAGGtactctggctgtgctctccagGAAGACGGGCTCCTCGTGGTCCTGAGACACATGGCCAGTGGCCTGTGGGAAGAGAAAGGTGCCATCACATCCACAGAGATCTCCCAGTGACTTACATAGTATGGGCCTCTTTCAATTCATACAAATGTCCAACATATATTCCCATCAGCCCCCAGAAACCAAGGCTCCCAAAGCAGTACCACAAATGCCTGCTTTCTAAACATAACTCTCTCAGGCAAAGAAACAATACAAACAGATTTCAATGGATGAGAAGCTGCATCACAAACAAGAGTGCTTGccgggcaggggtggcacacacgtctttaatcccggcactcaggaggcaggagatctctataaattcaaagccagcctggtctacagaactagttccaggacaaccaggactacacaagagaaaccctgtctcaaaaacaaaaacaaacaaaaaactaagaatACTCTAATTCTGCCCACCAGTAAGGGTGGCATTAGTCACCATATATCACCAGTTTGCTCTCAACTTGGACAGTTGAGGTGAAAGTTTCTCTCCACAAAATTATCTTTGAACACTATGTCAAATGGCCTTCCCACAGCCTCCACCCATTACCCCTGTTCTGCCTCTGGACCAACGTCTACTAGTTTTCCAAACACCTCATTTACATCCTTAACATAAACCTCCCTGGAGTCCTCAACTGACCATCACCACCCCAAGTCACTTTGCAGCCTCTCACACTCTAGAGGTGTGTTCTAACTAGTAGGGTGCGGTATGACCTACCTGTAGCTGTTCAAATGTGCTTAATGAATTTAAGAACCTAACACCCGAAGACGACAGAACACAAATGCCTCAGCTTGGGTTCCACTCCAATCAGCATTACTTCTCAAAAGGGCTCACTTTTGCCGGAGTGGTCAGGATTGTGATCTCTAACTCTATTAACACAAACCCCTACCTAGCTCCTCTTCACTTCCAGCTGCCCCCAGGCAAAGGGCCTATGTGAGCTCAGAGCAAGAGACAGGTCTGGGCTCACGGGCCTTTCCCCTAGAACCTGGATGAACAGTAAAGAGACAacttgggccaggcagtggtggcacatgccttttaatcccagccctcagaggcaggtggatttttgagttcgaggccagcctggtctacagagtgagttccaggacagccagggctgcacagggaaGCCTGGTctcctaaaaacaaacacagaagacaacctGTGAGACTAAAGTGACCTGACAGCTCTAGCCATTCATCCAGAGAAGCGAACAATTACAATGGAAATGAAAAGCAGAGCTTAAAGAACCCTAAGTGATGGCAGGGACTCATACACATGCAGACGCAGCCAACAGTGTATGCAGCAGCGCCTCCGGTGTCCTACCAGTTCTATGTAGGTGTGGTACCCACTAGCCACTTGGGTACCGTCACCTTAGTACTACCCGAGGGTCTGCCAGAGCCTAATGTGCTCCTGAGTAAATAGCTTTTGAATGTCTTTTGTTCCCCAGAAAGAGCAACTGGAATCCATGATGCAAATATCTTCTCAGGTTGCCTACTGGGTAAATAAAAATCTATAACTAGTACCTCTCTGTCCACTATTCTGCTTATTGACCATACATGTCCTTCCCTAGGAATACTGCTAGGACATCAAAGGTGAAGAACAGATCCCTGGTAGGGCTATTAGATTTGCATTCTTGTTTGCTGTGATGTAGCATATAGCCAAGTTATTTAACTTCCCCGTGCCTGTTTTTCCTGTTTGTAAAGTTCAGGTATCACTAGAACAGAAGTAAATTGACACCAAAGTCCTCTAAAATCTCAAGAGGAAAGGTATCCAGTAACACACGATATACAGTATCACCTCTTGGTGTAGGAAAATTCTGCTTAGTGACAAAATTCTAAGTTTATAATCTTACATTGAAAATCTGAAGATTTGTTCATTCTCCAACCCCCatgcccctcttcctcttttgagacagaatctcatgcattgaacttgctatgtagaacaggctagcctcaaactcctgatccgtgtgcctccacctccccagtgctgagatcaaggtatgcagcaccatgcctgacctGCCTGAAGGCTcttcatgaaaaaatatttactcTGGTTCCTCTCCTTGCTCACTACACACAGACTAGAGTGCTCTAAGAAACCAAGCAAAAAGAGGAATGTATAGCAAGAGGTCAAACCTGTCCAACAGACCAAGAACCAGGGCTTAGAAGAGCATTAATGACCAGCTGCTATCACATTGGCCTTTAAATGTGTTACGAGCTAAGTGAGTGCCAGTCCTGGTCAAGGAAGTAACCCATGAACGAGAGCCACAAGCCACCCATGTCATGTGGGAAAGGAGCTGCCATATTATGCTCCATAAATATACTATGGAAGCTGAGCCTCTCTGCAACTTAGCAAGCCCAAAGGGGTCTCTTCCATTGTTCTAGGCTCAAAGTGTGCCCCAGATGACCAAGGagtcagaaacaaaaataattgtggggttggtggtgtagctcagtgggagagccctTTGCCCAACAGCATGCTTGAGGTACCGAGCTGAATACCTAGaaccaaaaataaaccaaaatcagccaggcggtggtggcgcatccctttaatcccagcacttgggaggcagaggcaggtggatctctgagagtttgaggccagcctggtctacaaagcaaattccaggactacacagataaactctgtcttgaagagaAAACATCAGTGGATATGGAGTCCTGATCTAGGCCCCAATCTTGACAGTGCCCATGCCCTGTAACTGTGTGACACTGCCACTCCTGACAAACCCTAGAGTGGGAGTCATGCTTAGTTTCTGTCTCCCGAGGCTTCCTCTGCTTACTACGGACTCTCCACGCTCAGCCTGCTGCTCCTGCCTTACCATTAGACAGCTCTCACACAGGGACCAGGACAGGAGCAAGGCCCTGTCACAGTGCTTcccatctctcccctccctgctcaGTCAGGACAGACGAGGCAAAAGGGTAGTAAGCTGGAGGGCAAATTTGAACCAAACTAGAGAAGTAGTTGTGACTTCCTCAAAATATTCtgaagcaatctttttttttttttttttaaagtctaactATGATATGGTgttacaaacaaaacccacaaaaacatgGTACCAGGTCAACCATCCCTGAAGCCAAAGgataagcctgatgaccagaaAACATCACTTCCAGAATCAACAGGCAGCAAAATTCACACCTCACACTACCTTCCACCCCATTCCCACAATGTAATGAGGAGGAAATGAGCCTTGGAGCAGACCAAGGCTCAACTGCTGACCCACCTGGTTTTCCTGGGCTCGGGGAGCAGAGGTGGCTTGTGCAGGTGCAGAAGGGAGGCCAAGTGAGGTAGGAGGTCCTGTGCTGGTGTGAGGCTGCGGCAGGAAGGCCTGCTGTGCAGGTAAGTCCTGGGACAAAGTGGGAGCGTGAGTCCTGTCCACCTCAGAGATTACAGGCTGCTGGCCAAGCACCAAAAACACCAGCTCTTCTTTCTCCCGGCACATTTCGGTAGAGATGTCATGGAGGCTGAGATAGTCCCTCAGGTCCTTCACCTTCATCTTCATGAGTTCCTCCCGCTGAAAGGCTGTGGCTCGGAACCgtaggcagaggaggcagaggcgtGGCCCATTCCCCTCTTGGCTTGAACAAGTCATGCAGAAATTTTTCTTACAGTCCAAGCAGGTCTGCTGCTTAGAgcaagagacagaggagaaagcaTGTTAGCTTGTAAACACAAGTCAGAAAGTGGGACGGGAGC
Above is a window of Onychomys torridus chromosome 8, mOncTor1.1, whole genome shotgun sequence DNA encoding:
- the Rffl gene encoding E3 ubiquitin-protein ligase rififylin isoform X2, which encodes MISSEHGSSDLSRSYLGQPAVCCGSVLRQAKADFIMWASCCNWFCLDGQPEEVPPPQGARTQAYSNPGYSSFPSPTGSEPSCKSCGVHFASTTRKQTCLDCKKNFCMTCSSQEGNGPRLCLLCLRFRATAFQREELMKMKVKDLRDYLSLHDISTEMCREKEELVFLVLGQQPVISEVDRTHAPTLSQDLPAQQAFLPQPHTSTGPPTSLGLPSAPAQATSAPRAQENQSIGSEDSFVPGRRASLSDLTHLEDIESLTVRQLKEILARNFVNYKGCCEKWELMERVTRLYKDQKGLQHLVSGDENQNGGAVPSGLEENLCKICMDSPIDCVLLECGHMVTCTKCGKRMNECPICRQYVIRAVHVFRS
- the Rffl gene encoding E3 ubiquitin-protein ligase rififylin isoform X3; its protein translation is MWASCCNWFCLDGQPEEVPPPQGARTQAYSNPGYSSFPSPTGSEPSCKSCGVHFASTTRKQTCLDCKKNFCMTCSSQEGNGPRLCLLCLRFRATAFQREELMKMKVKDLRDYLSLHDISTEMCREKEELVFLVLGQQPVISEVDRTHAPTLSQDLPAQQAFLPQPHTSTGPPTSLGLPSAPAQATSAPRAQENQATGHVSQDHEEPVFLESTARVPTEDETQSIGSEDSFVPGRRASLSDLTHLEDIESLTVRQLKEILARNFVNYKGCCEKWELMERVTRLYKDQKGLQHLVSGDENQNGGAVPSGLEENLCKICMDSPIDCVLLECGHMVTCTKCGKRMNECPICRQYVIRAVHVFRS
- the Rffl gene encoding E3 ubiquitin-protein ligase rififylin isoform X1 translates to MISSEHGSSDLSRSYLGQPAVCCGSVLRQAKADFIMWASCCNWFCLDGQPEEVPPPQGARTQAYSNPGYSSFPSPTGSEPSCKSCGVHFASTTRKQTCLDCKKNFCMTCSSQEGNGPRLCLLCLRFRATAFQREELMKMKVKDLRDYLSLHDISTEMCREKEELVFLVLGQQPVISEVDRTHAPTLSQDLPAQQAFLPQPHTSTGPPTSLGLPSAPAQATSAPRAQENQATGHVSQDHEEPVFLESTARVPTEDETQSIGSEDSFVPGRRASLSDLTHLEDIESLTVRQLKEILARNFVNYKGCCEKWELMERVTRLYKDQKGLQHLVSGDENQNGGAVPSGLEENLCKICMDSPIDCVLLECGHMVTCTKCGKRMNECPICRQYVIRAVHVFRS